One Lutzomyia longipalpis isolate SR_M1_2022 chromosome 4, ASM2433408v1 DNA segment encodes these proteins:
- the LOC129795490 gene encoding endothelial zinc finger protein induced by tumor necrosis factor alpha-like isoform X2, with protein sequence MAINFSASFAACLAAGLKVPRQIMYCISQDTGAPYVLYKDSQEAAERGALTAGQWGPDMYASMQQQSPQQAHIASQHTHNGVQLANAAQAAAQAAAQQNSSNVGPHSPPGDENGADQTHGTLSSPASSPYPQQQASQEIEDDVTISQVPAMQHQQQSQTQPSGVNQGGGGANGGGAQQNQQNQTQQPSPEQNMDLADGGQSQQAPGSATQNGGPPCFEPPQAELGGYYAPRHPGTPQGAMLAPPGFPPLHYLNKPGLLPGMGAGGMDQTGSSLDSFAMPDLLPGTHQMHQATHGPSGKSKGSDLRLFKCLTCGKDFKQKSTLLQHERIHTDSRPYGCPECGKRFRQQSHLTQHLRIHANEKPYSCAYCPRSFRQRAILNQHLRIHSGEKPYACPECGKHFRQKAILNQHVRTHQDVSPHLIFKNGPIATLWPQDMPYPGPEDGPKDEQASAFGDDASQGTPESRACFSPDGANGTLQYPAYFKDAKGVNHSVFGSNIGSLQYLKQGTKSMLPDVIQHGRSAGMPLYVRCPICQKEFKQKSTLLQHGCIHIESRPYPCPECGKRFRQQSHLTQHLRIHTNEKPYGCIYCPRFFRQRTILNQHIRIHTGEKPYKCAQCGKDFRQKAILDQHTRTHQGDRPFCCPMPNCRRRFATEPEVKKHIDNHMNPHSSKSRRGLSAMAAAAAAAAAETKATPFLSMDNKSNLIPRMGPVVKHELYFPQCYAPPFNQAFGGQQQAHAGSVATSVASIVANAANVANANAANGNTTATANGGGNNSTPVPPTNGATAAVAQ encoded by the exons ATGGCCATAAATTTCTCAGCGTCGTTTGCAGCCTGCCTGGCAGCGGGCCTAAAGGTACCGCGTCAAATAATGTACTGCATCTCCCAAGATACTGGAGCACCGTATGTTCTTTACAAGGATTCCCAGGAGGCAGCAGAGCGTGGTGCATTGACGGCAGGTCAATGGGGTCCCGATATGTATGCGTCAATGCAGCAACAGAGCCCCCAACAAGCACACATAGCATCGCAGCATACGCATAATGGCGTCCAATTGGCCAATGCTGCACAAGCAGCAGCTCAGGCGGCAGCACAGCAAAATTCCTCCAACGTTGGACCCCATAGCCCGCCTGGAGATGAAAATGGAGCTGATCAAACACACGGAACACTATCAAGCCCCGCCAGTAGTCCATACCCACAGCAGCAAGCATCACAGGAAATTGAGGATGACGTTACAATTTCTCAG GTGCCAGCAATGCAGCATCAGCAGCAATCGCAAACGCAACCTTCGGGTGTTAAtcagggtggtggtggtgctaATGGAGGTGGTGCTCAGCAGAATCAACAGAATCAAACGCAACAACCATCACCTGAACAAAATATGGATTTGGCTGATGGTGGGCAGAGTCAACAAGCCCCTGGGTCAGcgacacaaaatggcggaccaCCGTGCTTTGAGCCACCACAAGCTGAGCTAGGTGGCTACTATGCACCCCGGCATCCTGGTACACCGCAAGGTGCTATGCTGGCACCACCGGGTTTCCCACCGTTGCACTACCTCAACAAACCTGGTCTCCTTCCGGGTATGGGTGCTGGTGGTATGGATCAAACAGGAAGCTCTCTGGACTCATTTGCAATGCCAGATCTCCTGCCTGGCACGCATCAGATGCACCAAGCAACCCATGGGCCAAGTGGCAAGTCCAAAGGAAGTGATTTGCGTCTCTTTAAATGCCTCACCTGCGGCAAGGACTTCAAGCAGAAGAGTACGCTGCTGCAGCATGAACGCATCCACACGGATTCACGACCCTACGGATGCCCAGAGTGTGGAAAACGCTTCCGGCAGCAATCGCATCTAACGCAACATCTTCGCATTCATGCCAATGAGAAGCCGTATTCGTGTGCGTATTGTCCGCGTAGCTTCCGACAGCGCGCCATCCTCAATCAACACCTTCGCATCCATTCGGGTGAGAAGCCCTACGCGTGCCCAGAGTGCGGCAAGCACTTCCGCCAGAAGGCCATCCTCAACCAACATGTGCGCACCCACCAAG ATGTCTCCCCTCACTTGATCTTCAAGAATGGACCAATAGCCACGCTGTGGCCACAGGATATGCCCTACCCGGGGCCCGAAGATGGGCCAAAGGATGAGCAGGCGAGTGCATTTGGGGATGATGCATCGCAAGGAACACCCGAATCAAGGGCTTGCTTTAGCCCAGATGGTGCCAATGGGACCCTACAGTACCCGGCGTACTTTAAGGACGCCAAAGGGGTGAATCACTCTGTGTTCGGTTCCAATATTGGATCATTGCAGTACTTGAAACAAGGCACAAAGAGTATGCTTCCGGATGTGATTCAACACGGACGATCAGCCGGTATGCCGTTGTACGTGCGCTGTCCCATCTGCCAAAAGGAATTCAAGCAGAAGAGTACCCTCCTCCAGCATGGCTGTATCCATATCGAATCCCGCCCATACCCATGCCCCGAATGCGGTAAACGCTTCCGTCAACAATCGCATCTAACGCAACATTTGCGAATACATACCAATGAAAAGCCCTACGGATGTATCTACTGCCCAAGATTCTTCCGTCAGAGGACCATCCTCAATCAG CACATTCGTATCCATACCGgtgagaaaccctacaaatgcgCGCAGTGTGGAAAGGACTTCCGGCAGAAAGCCATCCTGGATCAACATACAAGGACACACCAG GGCGACCGTCCATTTTGCTGCCCAATGCCAAACTGCCGGCGACGTTTCGCCACTGAGCCTGAAGTTAAGAAGCACATTGATAACCATATGAACCCCCATTCTTCCAAATCACGCCGTGGCTTGAGTGCCATGGCGGCAGCAGCTGCTGCTGCGGCTGCCGAAACAAAAGCCACCCCCTTCCTATCAATGGACAACAAATCCAATCTCATCCCGCGAATGGGTCCAGTTGTCAAGCACGAATTGTACTTCCCACAGTGCTATGCACCACCATTCAATCAAGCCTTCGGTGGACAGCAGCAGGCACATGCTGGTTCAGTGGCAACATCTGTAGCGTCCATTGTGGCGAATGCGGCGAATGTGGCGAATGCAAATGCCGCGAATGGGAATACAACTGCCACCGCGAATGGTGGTGGAAATAATTCCACTCCTGTTCCACCAACAAATGGCGCCACTGCTGCCGTAGCTCAGTGA
- the LOC129795490 gene encoding endothelial zinc finger protein induced by tumor necrosis factor alpha-like isoform X1 yields MAINFSASFAACLAAGLKVPRQIMYCISQDTGAPYVLYKDSQEAAERGALTAGQWGPDMYASMQQQSPQQAHIASQHTHNGVQLANAAQAAAQAAAQQNSSNVGPHSPPGDENGADQTHGTLSSPASSPYPQQQASQEIEDDVTISQVPAMQHQQQSQTQPSGVNQGGGGANGGGAQQNQQNQTQQPSPEQNMDLADGGQSQQAPGSATQNGGPPCFEPPQAELGGYYAPRHPGTPQGAMLAPPGFPPLHYLNKPGLLPGMGAGGMDQTGSSLDSFAMPDLLPGTHQMHQATHGPSGKSKGSDLRLFKCLTCGKDFKQKSTLLQHERIHTDSRPYGCPECGKRFRQQSHLTQHLRIHANEKPYSCAYCPRSFRQRAILNQHLRIHSGEKPYACPECGKHFRQKAILNQHVRTHQDVSPHLIFKNGPIATLWPQDMPYPGPEDGPKDEQASAFGDDASQGTPESRACFSPDGANGTLQYPAYFKDAKGVNHSVFGSNIGSLQYLKQGTKSMLPDVIQHGRSAGMPLYVRCPICQKEFKQKSTLLQHGCIHIESRPYPCPECGKRFRQQSHLTQHLRIHTNEKPYGCIYCPRFFRQRTILNQHIRIHTGEKPYKCAQCGKDFRQKAILDQHTRTHQVGDRPFCCPMPNCRRRFATEPEVKKHIDNHMNPHSSKSRRGLSAMAAAAAAAAAETKATPFLSMDNKSNLIPRMGPVVKHELYFPQCYAPPFNQAFGGQQQAHAGSVATSVASIVANAANVANANAANGNTTATANGGGNNSTPVPPTNGATAAVAQ; encoded by the exons ATGGCCATAAATTTCTCAGCGTCGTTTGCAGCCTGCCTGGCAGCGGGCCTAAAGGTACCGCGTCAAATAATGTACTGCATCTCCCAAGATACTGGAGCACCGTATGTTCTTTACAAGGATTCCCAGGAGGCAGCAGAGCGTGGTGCATTGACGGCAGGTCAATGGGGTCCCGATATGTATGCGTCAATGCAGCAACAGAGCCCCCAACAAGCACACATAGCATCGCAGCATACGCATAATGGCGTCCAATTGGCCAATGCTGCACAAGCAGCAGCTCAGGCGGCAGCACAGCAAAATTCCTCCAACGTTGGACCCCATAGCCCGCCTGGAGATGAAAATGGAGCTGATCAAACACACGGAACACTATCAAGCCCCGCCAGTAGTCCATACCCACAGCAGCAAGCATCACAGGAAATTGAGGATGACGTTACAATTTCTCAG GTGCCAGCAATGCAGCATCAGCAGCAATCGCAAACGCAACCTTCGGGTGTTAAtcagggtggtggtggtgctaATGGAGGTGGTGCTCAGCAGAATCAACAGAATCAAACGCAACAACCATCACCTGAACAAAATATGGATTTGGCTGATGGTGGGCAGAGTCAACAAGCCCCTGGGTCAGcgacacaaaatggcggaccaCCGTGCTTTGAGCCACCACAAGCTGAGCTAGGTGGCTACTATGCACCCCGGCATCCTGGTACACCGCAAGGTGCTATGCTGGCACCACCGGGTTTCCCACCGTTGCACTACCTCAACAAACCTGGTCTCCTTCCGGGTATGGGTGCTGGTGGTATGGATCAAACAGGAAGCTCTCTGGACTCATTTGCAATGCCAGATCTCCTGCCTGGCACGCATCAGATGCACCAAGCAACCCATGGGCCAAGTGGCAAGTCCAAAGGAAGTGATTTGCGTCTCTTTAAATGCCTCACCTGCGGCAAGGACTTCAAGCAGAAGAGTACGCTGCTGCAGCATGAACGCATCCACACGGATTCACGACCCTACGGATGCCCAGAGTGTGGAAAACGCTTCCGGCAGCAATCGCATCTAACGCAACATCTTCGCATTCATGCCAATGAGAAGCCGTATTCGTGTGCGTATTGTCCGCGTAGCTTCCGACAGCGCGCCATCCTCAATCAACACCTTCGCATCCATTCGGGTGAGAAGCCCTACGCGTGCCCAGAGTGCGGCAAGCACTTCCGCCAGAAGGCCATCCTCAACCAACATGTGCGCACCCACCAAG ATGTCTCCCCTCACTTGATCTTCAAGAATGGACCAATAGCCACGCTGTGGCCACAGGATATGCCCTACCCGGGGCCCGAAGATGGGCCAAAGGATGAGCAGGCGAGTGCATTTGGGGATGATGCATCGCAAGGAACACCCGAATCAAGGGCTTGCTTTAGCCCAGATGGTGCCAATGGGACCCTACAGTACCCGGCGTACTTTAAGGACGCCAAAGGGGTGAATCACTCTGTGTTCGGTTCCAATATTGGATCATTGCAGTACTTGAAACAAGGCACAAAGAGTATGCTTCCGGATGTGATTCAACACGGACGATCAGCCGGTATGCCGTTGTACGTGCGCTGTCCCATCTGCCAAAAGGAATTCAAGCAGAAGAGTACCCTCCTCCAGCATGGCTGTATCCATATCGAATCCCGCCCATACCCATGCCCCGAATGCGGTAAACGCTTCCGTCAACAATCGCATCTAACGCAACATTTGCGAATACATACCAATGAAAAGCCCTACGGATGTATCTACTGCCCAAGATTCTTCCGTCAGAGGACCATCCTCAATCAG CACATTCGTATCCATACCGgtgagaaaccctacaaatgcgCGCAGTGTGGAAAGGACTTCCGGCAGAAAGCCATCCTGGATCAACATACAAGGACACACCAGGTA GGCGACCGTCCATTTTGCTGCCCAATGCCAAACTGCCGGCGACGTTTCGCCACTGAGCCTGAAGTTAAGAAGCACATTGATAACCATATGAACCCCCATTCTTCCAAATCACGCCGTGGCTTGAGTGCCATGGCGGCAGCAGCTGCTGCTGCGGCTGCCGAAACAAAAGCCACCCCCTTCCTATCAATGGACAACAAATCCAATCTCATCCCGCGAATGGGTCCAGTTGTCAAGCACGAATTGTACTTCCCACAGTGCTATGCACCACCATTCAATCAAGCCTTCGGTGGACAGCAGCAGGCACATGCTGGTTCAGTGGCAACATCTGTAGCGTCCATTGTGGCGAATGCGGCGAATGTGGCGAATGCAAATGCCGCGAATGGGAATACAACTGCCACCGCGAATGGTGGTGGAAATAATTCCACTCCTGTTCCACCAACAAATGGCGCCACTGCTGCCGTAGCTCAGTGA
- the LOC129795490 gene encoding myeloid zinc finger 1-like isoform X6 — translation MAINFSASFAACLAAGLKVPRQIMYCISQDTGAPYVLYKDSQEAAERGALTAGQWGPDMYASMQQQSPQQAHIASQHTHNGVQLANAAQAAAQAAAQQNSSNVGPHSPPGDENGADQTHGTLSSPASSPYPQQQASQEIEDDVTISQVPAMQHQQQSQTQPSGVNQGGGGANGGGAQQNQQNQTQQPSPEQNMDLADGGQSQQAPGSATQNGGPPCFEPPQAELGGYYAPRHPGTPQGAMLAPPGFPPLHYLNKPGLLPGMGAGGMDQTGSSLDSFAMPDLLPGTHQMHQATHGPSGKSKGSDLRLFKCLTCGKDFKQKSTLLQHERIHTDSRPYGCPECGKRFRQQSHLTQHLRIHANEKPYSYVSPHLIFKNGPIATLWPQDMPYPGPEDGPKDEQASAFGDDASQGTPESRACFSPDGANGTLQYPAYFKDAKGVNHSVFGSNIGSLQYLKQGTKSMLPDVIQHGRSAGMPLYVRCPICQKEFKQKSTLLQHGCIHIESRPYPCPECGKRFRQQSHLTQHLRIHTNEKPYGCIYCPRFFRQRTILNQHIRIHTGEKPYKCAQCGKDFRQKAILDQHTRTHQGDRPFCCPMPNCRRRFATEPEVKKHIDNHMNPHSSKSRRGLSAMAAAAAAAAAETKATPFLSMDNKSNLIPRMGPVVKHELYFPQCYAPPFNQAFGGQQQAHAGSVATSVASIVANAANVANANAANGNTTATANGGGNNSTPVPPTNGATAAVAQ, via the exons ATGGCCATAAATTTCTCAGCGTCGTTTGCAGCCTGCCTGGCAGCGGGCCTAAAGGTACCGCGTCAAATAATGTACTGCATCTCCCAAGATACTGGAGCACCGTATGTTCTTTACAAGGATTCCCAGGAGGCAGCAGAGCGTGGTGCATTGACGGCAGGTCAATGGGGTCCCGATATGTATGCGTCAATGCAGCAACAGAGCCCCCAACAAGCACACATAGCATCGCAGCATACGCATAATGGCGTCCAATTGGCCAATGCTGCACAAGCAGCAGCTCAGGCGGCAGCACAGCAAAATTCCTCCAACGTTGGACCCCATAGCCCGCCTGGAGATGAAAATGGAGCTGATCAAACACACGGAACACTATCAAGCCCCGCCAGTAGTCCATACCCACAGCAGCAAGCATCACAGGAAATTGAGGATGACGTTACAATTTCTCAG GTGCCAGCAATGCAGCATCAGCAGCAATCGCAAACGCAACCTTCGGGTGTTAAtcagggtggtggtggtgctaATGGAGGTGGTGCTCAGCAGAATCAACAGAATCAAACGCAACAACCATCACCTGAACAAAATATGGATTTGGCTGATGGTGGGCAGAGTCAACAAGCCCCTGGGTCAGcgacacaaaatggcggaccaCCGTGCTTTGAGCCACCACAAGCTGAGCTAGGTGGCTACTATGCACCCCGGCATCCTGGTACACCGCAAGGTGCTATGCTGGCACCACCGGGTTTCCCACCGTTGCACTACCTCAACAAACCTGGTCTCCTTCCGGGTATGGGTGCTGGTGGTATGGATCAAACAGGAAGCTCTCTGGACTCATTTGCAATGCCAGATCTCCTGCCTGGCACGCATCAGATGCACCAAGCAACCCATGGGCCAAGTGGCAAGTCCAAAGGAAGTGATTTGCGTCTCTTTAAATGCCTCACCTGCGGCAAGGACTTCAAGCAGAAGAGTACGCTGCTGCAGCATGAACGCATCCACACGGATTCACGACCCTACGGATGCCCAGAGTGTGGAAAACGCTTCCGGCAGCAATCGCATCTAACGCAACATCTTCGCATTCATGCCAATGAGAAGCCGTATTCGT ATGTCTCCCCTCACTTGATCTTCAAGAATGGACCAATAGCCACGCTGTGGCCACAGGATATGCCCTACCCGGGGCCCGAAGATGGGCCAAAGGATGAGCAGGCGAGTGCATTTGGGGATGATGCATCGCAAGGAACACCCGAATCAAGGGCTTGCTTTAGCCCAGATGGTGCCAATGGGACCCTACAGTACCCGGCGTACTTTAAGGACGCCAAAGGGGTGAATCACTCTGTGTTCGGTTCCAATATTGGATCATTGCAGTACTTGAAACAAGGCACAAAGAGTATGCTTCCGGATGTGATTCAACACGGACGATCAGCCGGTATGCCGTTGTACGTGCGCTGTCCCATCTGCCAAAAGGAATTCAAGCAGAAGAGTACCCTCCTCCAGCATGGCTGTATCCATATCGAATCCCGCCCATACCCATGCCCCGAATGCGGTAAACGCTTCCGTCAACAATCGCATCTAACGCAACATTTGCGAATACATACCAATGAAAAGCCCTACGGATGTATCTACTGCCCAAGATTCTTCCGTCAGAGGACCATCCTCAATCAG CACATTCGTATCCATACCGgtgagaaaccctacaaatgcgCGCAGTGTGGAAAGGACTTCCGGCAGAAAGCCATCCTGGATCAACATACAAGGACACACCAG GGCGACCGTCCATTTTGCTGCCCAATGCCAAACTGCCGGCGACGTTTCGCCACTGAGCCTGAAGTTAAGAAGCACATTGATAACCATATGAACCCCCATTCTTCCAAATCACGCCGTGGCTTGAGTGCCATGGCGGCAGCAGCTGCTGCTGCGGCTGCCGAAACAAAAGCCACCCCCTTCCTATCAATGGACAACAAATCCAATCTCATCCCGCGAATGGGTCCAGTTGTCAAGCACGAATTGTACTTCCCACAGTGCTATGCACCACCATTCAATCAAGCCTTCGGTGGACAGCAGCAGGCACATGCTGGTTCAGTGGCAACATCTGTAGCGTCCATTGTGGCGAATGCGGCGAATGTGGCGAATGCAAATGCCGCGAATGGGAATACAACTGCCACCGCGAATGGTGGTGGAAATAATTCCACTCCTGTTCCACCAACAAATGGCGCCACTGCTGCCGTAGCTCAGTGA
- the LOC129795490 gene encoding myeloid zinc finger 1-like isoform X5, with translation MAINFSASFAACLAAGLKVPRQIMYCISQDTGAPYVLYKDSQEAAERGALTAGQWGPDMYASMQQQSPQQAHIASQHTHNGVQLANAAQAAAQAAAQQNSSNVGPHSPPGDENGADQTHGTLSSPASSPYPQQQASQEIEDDVTISQVPAMQHQQQSQTQPSGVNQGGGGANGGGAQQNQQNQTQQPSPEQNMDLADGGQSQQAPGSATQNGGPPCFEPPQAELGGYYAPRHPGTPQGAMLAPPGFPPLHYLNKPGLLPGMGAGGMDQTGSSLDSFAMPDLLPGTHQMHQATHGPSGKSKGSDLRLFKCLTCGKDFKQKSTLLQHERIHTDSRPYGCPECGKRFRQQSHLTQHLRIHANEKPYSYVSPHLIFKNGPIATLWPQDMPYPGPEDGPKDEQASAFGDDASQGTPESRACFSPDGANGTLQYPAYFKDAKGVNHSVFGSNIGSLQYLKQGTKSMLPDVIQHGRSAGMPLYVRCPICQKEFKQKSTLLQHGCIHIESRPYPCPECGKRFRQQSHLTQHLRIHTNEKPYGCIYCPRFFRQRTILNQHIRIHTGEKPYKCAQCGKDFRQKAILDQHTRTHQVGDRPFCCPMPNCRRRFATEPEVKKHIDNHMNPHSSKSRRGLSAMAAAAAAAAAETKATPFLSMDNKSNLIPRMGPVVKHELYFPQCYAPPFNQAFGGQQQAHAGSVATSVASIVANAANVANANAANGNTTATANGGGNNSTPVPPTNGATAAVAQ, from the exons ATGGCCATAAATTTCTCAGCGTCGTTTGCAGCCTGCCTGGCAGCGGGCCTAAAGGTACCGCGTCAAATAATGTACTGCATCTCCCAAGATACTGGAGCACCGTATGTTCTTTACAAGGATTCCCAGGAGGCAGCAGAGCGTGGTGCATTGACGGCAGGTCAATGGGGTCCCGATATGTATGCGTCAATGCAGCAACAGAGCCCCCAACAAGCACACATAGCATCGCAGCATACGCATAATGGCGTCCAATTGGCCAATGCTGCACAAGCAGCAGCTCAGGCGGCAGCACAGCAAAATTCCTCCAACGTTGGACCCCATAGCCCGCCTGGAGATGAAAATGGAGCTGATCAAACACACGGAACACTATCAAGCCCCGCCAGTAGTCCATACCCACAGCAGCAAGCATCACAGGAAATTGAGGATGACGTTACAATTTCTCAG GTGCCAGCAATGCAGCATCAGCAGCAATCGCAAACGCAACCTTCGGGTGTTAAtcagggtggtggtggtgctaATGGAGGTGGTGCTCAGCAGAATCAACAGAATCAAACGCAACAACCATCACCTGAACAAAATATGGATTTGGCTGATGGTGGGCAGAGTCAACAAGCCCCTGGGTCAGcgacacaaaatggcggaccaCCGTGCTTTGAGCCACCACAAGCTGAGCTAGGTGGCTACTATGCACCCCGGCATCCTGGTACACCGCAAGGTGCTATGCTGGCACCACCGGGTTTCCCACCGTTGCACTACCTCAACAAACCTGGTCTCCTTCCGGGTATGGGTGCTGGTGGTATGGATCAAACAGGAAGCTCTCTGGACTCATTTGCAATGCCAGATCTCCTGCCTGGCACGCATCAGATGCACCAAGCAACCCATGGGCCAAGTGGCAAGTCCAAAGGAAGTGATTTGCGTCTCTTTAAATGCCTCACCTGCGGCAAGGACTTCAAGCAGAAGAGTACGCTGCTGCAGCATGAACGCATCCACACGGATTCACGACCCTACGGATGCCCAGAGTGTGGAAAACGCTTCCGGCAGCAATCGCATCTAACGCAACATCTTCGCATTCATGCCAATGAGAAGCCGTATTCGT ATGTCTCCCCTCACTTGATCTTCAAGAATGGACCAATAGCCACGCTGTGGCCACAGGATATGCCCTACCCGGGGCCCGAAGATGGGCCAAAGGATGAGCAGGCGAGTGCATTTGGGGATGATGCATCGCAAGGAACACCCGAATCAAGGGCTTGCTTTAGCCCAGATGGTGCCAATGGGACCCTACAGTACCCGGCGTACTTTAAGGACGCCAAAGGGGTGAATCACTCTGTGTTCGGTTCCAATATTGGATCATTGCAGTACTTGAAACAAGGCACAAAGAGTATGCTTCCGGATGTGATTCAACACGGACGATCAGCCGGTATGCCGTTGTACGTGCGCTGTCCCATCTGCCAAAAGGAATTCAAGCAGAAGAGTACCCTCCTCCAGCATGGCTGTATCCATATCGAATCCCGCCCATACCCATGCCCCGAATGCGGTAAACGCTTCCGTCAACAATCGCATCTAACGCAACATTTGCGAATACATACCAATGAAAAGCCCTACGGATGTATCTACTGCCCAAGATTCTTCCGTCAGAGGACCATCCTCAATCAG CACATTCGTATCCATACCGgtgagaaaccctacaaatgcgCGCAGTGTGGAAAGGACTTCCGGCAGAAAGCCATCCTGGATCAACATACAAGGACACACCAGGTA GGCGACCGTCCATTTTGCTGCCCAATGCCAAACTGCCGGCGACGTTTCGCCACTGAGCCTGAAGTTAAGAAGCACATTGATAACCATATGAACCCCCATTCTTCCAAATCACGCCGTGGCTTGAGTGCCATGGCGGCAGCAGCTGCTGCTGCGGCTGCCGAAACAAAAGCCACCCCCTTCCTATCAATGGACAACAAATCCAATCTCATCCCGCGAATGGGTCCAGTTGTCAAGCACGAATTGTACTTCCCACAGTGCTATGCACCACCATTCAATCAAGCCTTCGGTGGACAGCAGCAGGCACATGCTGGTTCAGTGGCAACATCTGTAGCGTCCATTGTGGCGAATGCGGCGAATGTGGCGAATGCAAATGCCGCGAATGGGAATACAACTGCCACCGCGAATGGTGGTGGAAATAATTCCACTCCTGTTCCACCAACAAATGGCGCCACTGCTGCCGTAGCTCAGTGA